A window of Coregonus clupeaformis isolate EN_2021a chromosome 28, ASM2061545v1, whole genome shotgun sequence contains these coding sequences:
- the LOC121543822 gene encoding carcinoembryonic antigen-related cell adhesion molecule 1-like gives MKVTPLDVLYGSGSNLTLSCSSESSRPAQFQWALNGTLLSNQGPERRPENIQASQSEPISGAIITTSPNPPIIKGNSVTLTCDASGSIISREWMKDGQLLSAGGNMIISEDKRELSINPVKRTDSGEYLCRVSNPISTADAKHDLIVNYGPDGMEIKGPTEIEVGQKLTLTCSADSNPPASYTWMLNGTEIPGHSPEFTKEKSEYSDSGDYTCTATHYVTRNKTSVVHKLSVKGKVS, from the exons ATGAAGGTGACCCCTCTAGATGTGCTGTATGGATCAGGGTCAAACCTCACTCTGTCCTGCTCCTCTGAGTCCAGTCGTCCTGCCCAGTTTCAGTGGGCTCTGAATGGAACACTGCTGTCCAATCAGGGACCAGAACGCAGGCCGGAGAACATCCAGGCCAGTCAGAGTG AACCAATATCTGGTGCTATCATAACAACTTCCCCAAATCCTCCAATCATCAAGGGGAATTCTGTCACCTTAACATGTGATGCTTCTGGCTCCATTATCAGCAGAGAGTGGATGAAGGATGGTCAGCTTCTGTCTGCTGGTGGCAACATGATCATCTCTGAGGATAAGAGAGAGCTGTCCATAAACCCTGTGAAGAGAACAGACAGTGGAGAATACCTGTGTAGAGTCAGCAACCCCATCAGCACCGCTGATGCTAAACACGATCTCATTGTAAACT ATGGACCTGATGGTATGGAAATCAAGGGTCCAACTGAAATAGAAGTAGGACAGAAGTTAACATTGACCTGCTCTGCTGACTCCAACCCCCCTGCTAGTTACACCTGGATGCTCAATGGAACAGAGATACCTGGACATTCACCTGAGTTCACTAAAGAGAAGAGTGAATACTCTGACAGTGGGGATTACACTTGTACAGCAACACATTATGTCACTAGGAACAAAACATCTGTGGTCCATAAACTGTCAGTAAAAGGTAAAGTTAGCTGA